The nucleotide window GAGCACCTGAACAAGGCCATGGCCAAAGCGGCCTGATCCACAGACGCTCTCCTGGTGAGATATCTTGCTGCCAATGGGCAGCGCCGGCGCTGCCCATTGGCAGCAAGGCGGAGCACTGTCCAAAAAATCCGACGACAAAACGCTGAAAGAGCCAGAATCTCTATTGACTTCCAAGACAGTTGCTGAAGGCTTCACAATTGAAGAAGTGCTTACGGAGGGCGCGCTGGCGGAGTTCAAACACGTGCTGATCAGCGGCTACGAAATGCCGCCGCAGATGGCCGACGGGTGGGTGCAGGCCGCCCACGCCTTCGGCATCGGCCGCACCCCCTGGAAAATGTACCTTGGCCGGCTGGACGGCGAGCCGGTCGCGACGAACATGGTCCTTAACGGCGGCGGCGTGGCCGGAGTCTACGGCGTCGCCGTGACGCCGGGCGCGCGCGGGAAGGGGATAGGCGGCGCCATCACGCTCGCCCCGCTTCTGGAGTCCCGAGCGGCCGGCTACCGTTACGCCGTGCTCTTCTCCAGCGATATGGGCATCCGCGCCTATGAGCGCATCGGCTTCCACGACTGCGGCGTCCGCATCAACCGCTACCTCTGGCGGAACACGTGAGGGCCGAACCCGAATGATCTCCATACTCCACGCTGTCATCCTCGGCATCATCGAGGGCGTGACCGAGTTCCTCCCCATATCCTCCACGGGCCATCTTATCGTCGCCTCAGAGCTGCTCGGGTTCCAGGACACCGACGGCACGTTCGAGATCGGCATCCAGCTCGGCGCGGTCATCGCCGTCATGTGGTTCTACCGCGTGAACCTCATCGAACATGCCCGCACGCTGCCCAGCAATGCATCTGTGCGGCGCTTCTGGGCAGGAATCGTCCTCGCGTTCATCCCGGCGGGGATTATCGGCTACCTCTTCTCAGACTTCTTCACCGACAACTTTCTCAACCCGCAGGTCGTCGCCGTCTCTCTCATCGTCGGTGGGGTTATCCTCTGGCTGGTGGAGATGTTCCCGCGCAAGGCGGTGACGCACGAACCGAACGACATCTCGATCCGCCAGGCCGTGACGGTCGGCCTTATCCAGCTATTCGCGTTCATCCCCGGCATGTCCCGCTCCGGCTCCACGATCGTCGGCGGCATGCTCGCCGGGCTGGACCGCAAGACCGCCACTGCCTTCTCCTTCTACCTCGCCATGCCAACGCTAGGCGGCGCCACAGTCTACGCGCTCCTCAAGGACATCGACAACGTCCTCAACTCAGCGCTCGCGGAGATCCTCGTCGGCATCGCCGTCTCCTTCATCGTCGCCCTCATCGCCATCAAGTGGCTCCTCCGCTACGTCTCCCGCAACAGCTTCAAGCTCATGGCCGCGTACAGGGTGATCGCCGGCCTGGCCATCCTGGCAATCTTCGCAAAATTATGAATGATGAATTAGGAATGATGAAGTGAACAGCCTGGCCTCTGGATCGGACATTCATACTTCATAATTCATCCTTCATAATTCTCCCTGACACTCCGCCCCATCGCGCGTTCTTCATCGCGGGATGGGGGACACGAGTGGGGTGCAGGGCGGGCGGGACCGCGGCTGGCTCCGGTGCCAGGCTCAGACGCGGCCCCCCTCGCCCTCGCGATTTTCTCTCGTCTTCGTTTGGCTGACCGCTCACTGCCCACTGCTCACTGCCATTTTTCACGGAGGTCCACATGCGTCCTAAATTCGTATCCGCCGCCGTCGCCGGCATCGGCGTCCTCGCCGTCAGCGCCGCCGCCCTCTACCTGGCCTCCTCCGGCGTCCAGGCCCAGAGGGCCGGCACGCCCGACCAGAAGCTCTCCACTAAAGGCTTCCAGGTAGAAATCACAGCAGAAGGCGGCAAGGAAGTCGATACCGCCTGGGAGAGCATCTCCGGCGGCGGCGAGGTCCTGGCCCGCGAATCCACCAACTCGCCCGGCCACAAGTACGTCGATACTCTCACCCTGCGCGGCCCCGTCACCGCCAGCCGCAAGAGCGCCGTCAACGCGCCGCAGGACGAGATACTCACGGCCGGCAGATTCAAGGTAGAGATTGACGGCGCGCCCATAACAAGCTCCAACATCTAGTCCGTCCACGTCGAAGACCTCACCATAGACGAGCGCGAAATGACCACAGGGGCAGATTGGGACTACCGACTTTACGCCCCCGGGCAGCCCCACTACGGCAACATCACACTTCGCGCCCGGGTGGGCAAGGACAGCAAAGAGCTCTACCAGTGGTGGCTGGACACGTCGCGCGGGCAGGGCATCCGCAAGAGCATCAGCGTAATACTCCTGAAGCGCGACGGCACCGAGGCCCGCCGGTACAACTTCCACGAGTGCTTCCCGACCCGCTACACGCCCTTCGAGTACGACGGCGTCAGCGGCTACGCGCTGGAGACCGCGGACCTGGACTGCGACGGCCTGGACGTGCGCGTGGACGGCAATCGCAAGGCCCTGCTGCAGTGGATCACCGAGGTGGCGCGCGGCAAAGACATCCGCAAGACCATCACCGTCACCGAGATCACCCGCGACGGCTCAACCGCCGGCCGCACCTACAACTACGTGGACGCCTTCCCCACGCGCTACACCTTCCCGCGCCTGGACGCCGGCTCAACCGCGCCCCTCTATGAGGAGATCGCCATAAAGCCGATAAGGGTGGAGATGAAGTAGGGGAGACAGTCAATCTACGAAGAAACGGACTCGGGCGCGCCCGAGTCCGTTTCTTTTCATTTCCCGATTTGCCTGCCTTGGCTCGCCGTCTTTATCGCCATAAGGACACTGACAAGCTTCTCTACGCCTTTCTCCACCTCGCACTCCCAGATGACTTCGACAAGCCAATGTTGCGATCTAAGTCTATCGTGATTGATGCGGTCCCGAGTTTGGTTCTTCTGTATCTTCGCCTGCCAGTATTCGGAGTTGGACGAGGGCATTCGAGAGCGCCGACAACCGTGCCAGTGCCACAAACATCCCTGAACGAAAACGACAGTGTTGTAACGCCGAAGGACTATATCTGGCTTGCCCGGCAGGTCGGCAGTATGGAGACGGTAGCGGAATTTTGCGGCGTGTAGGCCTCGTCGGACAACCATTTCGGGCGACGTTCCTTCAGATCGCACCCGGCTCATTACCCAACTTCGCCTGTTCTTAGTAATGTTGTCAGGCATCACCCTGGGTTTCCGCCTCTTCGTAGTGACCTGGTTCCGGCGGCCCTCCAGCATCTTTCAAACGGACTTCGGCTAGGTGCCTCAGACGTGTTGCCTGGACTAACAGAGTGTTTCGCAACCCCGGCTTTACCGATCTTTGGCTAATGACAGCGGCGAGCTTGGCTATCGTCTCCGCCCGACGAGCTATTCTGACATCGGCATGTTTTCGCCGTGTGTAAATTGGCTCGGGGACAATCCTGGCGCGCAGCGAAGGCGGCAGCGCCATGATCTGGGTCGGCGCAATTGGGACTTCGTTTAGAACCGCTTGAAAGATTGAGCCCGTAAGCACTTTCTTGAAGACCGTATACTCAGCCGAGTTGAGCGTTGCTTTCACCATCTTTGCATCCCGAGCCGCGCCTTCTAGCTCCCACAGTGGCCACATTTCAATGTCAGCTACTTCGAAGGGATCAAGCACATGCATAGCGACGGCGTCTGTCCGCTGGTTGGTCAAGTGCCGTCGGATGCGGACTCGAAGCTGTTCCGCCGTTTGGCCGACATATATTGGCTCTCCATCGTAGTCATAAAACGCGTAGGCGCCGAAGCGTGCATTGCTGACCACTCTCCCAGCGTCGTCTGGGATGTTTAGAACGCCCTCCAGTTCTTTAAGAATCGCACCGACTTCCTCAGGCGGGTTGGCCCGACGTCTGACGCGCTTGAGAGCTTTATCGTTGCTAACCATACTTCAGCAATGACTCCGTCTGAGAGTTGCCCGACCGCTGACCGAGAAGAGGCTTCAGGTAATGTTCGGCCAACCACGAAACAACGGGGACACAGACGGCATCTCCCAAGGCGAACTTGCCTTGGCTTTCGGAAACTCCTGGCAGGCTGAAATCCGGCGCTCCCTGCAGACGAGCATATTCCCTTGCTGTCATCCAGCGTACTCGGATCTGATCGTTCCCGGCCTCAACAACAGCTTGCTTACTGGACCCACCGCGCGCGGTACGCAGACAACCACTTAGTCGGTCGGCTCTGATTTCCCATACGGCGACTCCGTGGCGCGTCCTCCGGTATGCCGTGGCGTGAACTTCTGTCGTCGACTGTCTCATCAAAGCGAGGCGTTTAGAATTGATTTCACTCAATGATCGCAGGAAGCCATCTTGGCGCGACGTATCCCACCATATCTCGTGGTTCGGGTGGAACCTCTCAACTATCTCTGAAACAGACGTGATGGCTGACTTCGGAAGCGCCGGCAACGCCGTAGCGGCTAAGTCGAGTTCTGGATGCTTTCGAGCGAAGGAGAACACCCACTTCGGTCGTACTTCAGATGGGAGCCATTCGCTGGAGCGAACTCGCCCTCGCTCCGAGGCCACGATGAACAGGCGAGGGCGACTTTGAGGGACGAATTGCTTGGCGTCCAGCGTCAAGATATCGCAAACATATCCCAATTCGTTCAGCGACGCGATTGTGGATCGTATGTCGTCGCCCGACTTCGATGTTGCGAACCCGATAACGTTTTCCAGCAGAACGCCTGCCGGTTTACGCGGACCCATTTCGCGAATCACTCGGAGGAATTCCGATAGAACACCCGATTGCGAACCCTCCAATCCGGCTCTATTTCCGGCCAAGGAGAGATCGGTGCAAGGGAACGAGGCGGTCGCTAGTTCGACGTCCGGGATATCGGCGCCTCTCAAATGACGGATGTCGCCGCAGATAAATGGAGAAGGGCTGAAATTCGCCGCGTAGATGCGCTCTTTGGTTGGGTCGATGTCGTTGGCGAAAACCACCTTGAACCCGGTCTGCTCTAGGGCCATTCGGACCAAGCCTACGCCAGCAAAGAACTCAGCAACGCGGGGAGCCGTCGCTGCATCTCGTGACGGTGGCCATATTGTCAGGCGCATCTGGTCGCGAATGGCAGGCTTACTGATAGTAATCTCCGAATGCGCATGTGGACTTGAGCTTTGGTGGTCAATGGGTACGGGGGTAGTCCTGGGGGTTTGGATACCAGATAGGGAGTCTTTCGCTCCATGCGTCTCTCTCCTGGTGACTTCCGGCAAAGCGTAGAATACTGCCAAGCATGTTAGCCGATTGACCATCCAAAGTCACGCCATCACTAGTTTCACGGAATGGCACATATGTGCTGCAATTGTGACAGTATTTTGAGCCGGTGGCAGGCTCTCGAGGCACCCAGCGGCCCGCGCCCGAAATGTCCGCAAATGTCCGCGCCCTCAAAAGAATGCATTGGTTGGACATTCGTATCTGAAACCATGTCCGCTCCATATCTGCGCCATCCCGCGCCAGGCCCGGACACCCCGGACATCGCCGTCACTCCGCCCCCGGCTGTTCAAGTCACTACTCACTATTCCCAATTCACTATTCCCAGTTACACTGGACTCAGAGGGGAGGTGCGGGGTATAGGCAAGCAGCAGCAGAGGCAGGTGGGCGCGCAGCGGCCGTTCGCGGTGGGCATTTCCGGCTCGTACGGCGGGATGAACCTGGGCGACGAGGCGATCCTGGGCGCGATGGTGGCGGAGCTACGCGCGATGCTGCCGGTGGAGATCACCAAAAGCCGGAGGATACTCTCGCCCGCCACAAGGTGGAACGCGCGGTGCCGGTGCGGCAAATGTCCCGCGCGGAGGTGCTGCCGCAGATACAGCGCCTGGACCTCCTGGTCCTCGGCGGCGGCATCCTGTACGACACCGATGCCCCCACCTACCTCCGAGAGGTCAACATCGCCCACGAGCTGGGCGTGCCGGTCATGCTCTACGCCATCGGTGCAGGCCCCCTCAAGAACACGTCGGTGCAGCGACAGGTCCGCGAGGCCCTCGATAAGGTTGCCGTCATCTCCGTCCGCGAGCGAAACGCCGCCCAGGAGCTCGAGCGCGCGGGCGTCACCGCGAACATCACCGTCACAGCCGATCCCGCCCTCCTCCTGCAGCCGGAGGCCGCGCCGGACAACGCACTGGAGCTGGAGGGCATCCGCGCGCAGGCCGGCCACAGGCTCGTCGGCATATCCGTCCGCGAGCCCGGCGTCGCCGCGCCTGACCTGGGCGAGTACGCCTACCACGACATGCTCGCCAACGTCGCCGACCAGTTCGCTGAGGTGGTCGCGCGGGGAAAAAAGGTTGGAGTCCCGGTCTTCCCCAGCCTCAAGCTACAGGACCCCGTAGCCCAGTTTTCGGAGCGCTGCGGTCGCTTGAAGTGGGACCGCGGCATCGAGGTCTGCCTCGGCGGACCCGAGGACGCAGAGGACCGGTGGCACTATAACTTCGCCCTTAAAGAGGTCCGCGACTACAAGCTGGCGATCATGCGCGAGGTGCTTGAAGAGTACCAGCCCGAGGGGCTGGAGCTGGACTTCGTATTCACGCATGCCCAGTTCTTCAGGCGGGGGGGGGAAGAGGAGAAGCAGACCCCGACCATGACTGCGTTCGTTGCGGACGTGCGGCGCCTGGCCGACGAGGCGGGCAGGAAGCAGGGCAGGCGCATCCCGGTTATGGCCCGCACTTACCACTCGCGCGAGCTGAACCTCAATAGCGGCATGGACGTGGAGCGCTGGCTGAAGGACAAGAGCGT belongs to SAR202 cluster bacterium and includes:
- a CDS encoding GNAT family N-acetyltransferase, with the translated sequence MLPMGSAGAAHWQQGGALSKKSDDKTLKEPESLLTSKTVAEGFTIEEVLTEGALAEFKHVLISGYEMPPQMADGWVQAAHAFGIGRTPWKMYLGRLDGEPVATNMVLNGGGVAGVYGVAVTPGARGKGIGGAITLAPLLESRAAGYRYAVLFSSDMGIRAYERIGFHDCGVRINRYLWRNT
- a CDS encoding undecaprenyl-diphosphate phosphatase, which produces MISILHAVILGIIEGVTEFLPISSTGHLIVASELLGFQDTDGTFEIGIQLGAVIAVMWFYRVNLIEHARTLPSNASVRRFWAGIVLAFIPAGIIGYLFSDFFTDNFLNPQVVAVSLIVGGVILWLVEMFPRKAVTHEPNDISIRQAVTVGLIQLFAFIPGMSRSGSTIVGGMLAGLDRKTATAFSFYLAMPTLGGATVYALLKDIDNVLNSALAEILVGIAVSFIVALIAIKWLLRYVSRNSFKLMAAYRVIAGLAILAIFAKL
- the vsr gene encoding DNA mismatch endonuclease Vsr, with protein sequence MPDNITKNRRSWVMSRVRSEGTSPEMVVRRGLHAAKFRYRLHTADLPGKPDIVLRRYNTVVFVQGCLWHWHGCRRSRMPSSNSEYWQAKIQKNQTRDRINHDRLRSQHWLVEVIWECEVEKGVEKLVSVLMAIKTASQGRQIGK
- a CDS encoding GIY-YIG nuclease family protein, encoding MVSNDKALKRVRRRANPPEEVGAILKELEGVLNIPDDAGRVVSNARFGAYAFYDYDGEPIYVGQTAEQLRVRIRRHLTNQRTDAVAMHVLDPFEVADIEMWPLWELEGAARDAKMVKATLNSAEYTVFKKVLTGSIFQAVLNEVPIAPTQIMALPPSLRARIVPEPIYTRRKHADVRIARRAETIAKLAAVISQRSVKPGLRNTLLVQATRLRHLAEVRLKDAGGPPEPGHYEEAETQGDA
- the dcm gene encoding DNA (cytosine-5-)-methyltransferase: MRLTIWPPSRDAATAPRVAEFFAGVGLVRMALEQTGFKVVFANDIDPTKERIYAANFSPSPFICGDIRHLRGADIPDVELATASFPCTDLSLAGNRAGLEGSQSGVLSEFLRVIREMGPRKPAGVLLENVIGFATSKSGDDIRSTIASLNELGYVCDILTLDAKQFVPQSRPRLFIVASERGRVRSSEWLPSEVRPKWVFSFARKHPELDLAATALPALPKSAITSVSEIVERFHPNHEIWWDTSRQDGFLRSLSEINSKRLALMRQSTTEVHATAYRRTRHGVAVWEIRADRLSGCLRTARGGSSKQAVVEAGNDQIRVRWMTAREYARLQGAPDFSLPGVSESQGKFALGDAVCVPVVSWLAEHYLKPLLGQRSGNSQTESLLKYG